In the genome of Candidatus Pristimantibacillus lignocellulolyticus, the window TATTCACTTAGCCCCTTCAGTTTTTCATCATATTGAGCCAGTAAATTAGTGAACGGTTTTGTACTTTCACTTAGTCCACCTTCCCTATTACGCTCGAGCCAAAGTCTCTTAAACTCGTTCATCGCTATCTCCAACTGCGAACGAAGTTGCGCAACTTGAATAGTCTCATTTTGCTCATCAGGCAAATGAATGCAATGGATAAGTTGATGGAGTCCGATTCCGTGCTCAATAAGTCTGATCGCATTTTCCAATTCGTCTCTGACGATTGGTGCGTCGGATGTGTCAAGACGGAGCTGACTTAGCTGATTCTTACGTTGCTCAAGCCATACTTGCATCGTATCGAATTGATAATCCAGTTGAAACGGACCACCTGGTGATCCGAATGCCTGTTGAATTTTCATCGCTAATTGCGATTCGAATTCTAACTTTTCGTGCGAAGTAACTCCACGGGTCAACAGAAAATTGGTATAGGTCCTATTTTCGAGACTACTATTTTCCAAAAGATAATACTGACCTAATTCCAATAGCAAATTACCGATTAAGCCGCTTCCGTCTTGAAAAATGACCTCATTTAAAAAATTCTCAAGTTGCTCAACACAATCTACATTCGTATCAGTCTGCCAACTTGTACCCGCTGCATATGCAATCCCTGGATAACTAAAAGGCATTGTCTGCCAATGCCCATTATCGCCCCAATCAGTGACAATCAGACCATTAGCTCCGTATGCCTTCCCGTTTCGTGCTGCATCGGCAATATTTTGCAACATATTGTTTGTTCTACCGGTTATCGATGACCACGCGCTAGTACCAGGACAAACATAGTACGGGATGTTGCTTGCCTGAAGAAGCTCGCAATGCTCCTTAAAGGAAACTCGACTCTCGTAATTCCAGTCCAGCACCGTAACATCCTTCGGCAGCATCGGAATCAACTCAGGATGTTTGAATATAATATCGCCCCACATCAACGTCTTTTTCCCATGAGTACGAACGATCTCCGACATTTTTTCTGCGTACTCCAAATACAGTCTTCCAATTCCGACTTCGTCTGCGCGAGGTTTACTTTGACCAGTACCAAGACCAAATGGTTCATCCAAATTAATATTCGCATATTCGGACGAGAAATTCGGTAACAGTTCATCAAATAAGCTCTTTGCGAATTGCACTGATCTCTCATCAATTGGATTGAGCGTCGTTGGTGGAATTGTGAAGCCGATTGGTGTTGGCATCCCGTTTGGATGCTCAGCAAGTTCACGAAACTCCGGGTTGGCTAGCCAGTTTGCCATATGACCAAGACAATTCTGGTTCGGCACGAGATCGATATAACGACTCCGTGCATAAGCATCGATTTGTTTATATTCGGTTGCAGTAATTGGCGTTGCATCCGGGAATGAATCTTTATATTTTTCATATTCGAAGCAGAAACCCTCCATATACAGCTGTAAGTGGTTGAGCTTCAACTCAGACATTCGGTCGATTAACGAATAGATCGTCTCCATTTTCGGAATTTTGTTACGACCGATGTCCAGCATGACGCCTCTCACCGGGAAGTCTGGTTCATCTTCAATGCAACAATGAGCCCACGCAAGTCCCTGACGCTTCATCAATTGTTCGAACGTTACAAGTGCATAATGCATGCCAATCTCGGCACTTGCGCTAATTGTAAGTCCATTGCTACTCCATGAGAGCTTATACCCTTGCGGATGCACACTGTCTAGGTAAATGATCTCTATCATTGTTTCAGCAGATGAAGTATTCTCTATGGTGGAATGACCATTTACGGCATATTGACAGCGATGCTCGACATTGGCACTTGCCGCTAACCACTGTGCTTGCTCATCACCTGCGCGAAACTTCAAATTTGGAGAGAAAACAGACGAACCCTCTTGCAGATGAAAAGAGCGTGGAAGCGGATATAAATTGATAGATTGTGACATTAAAGGATTACCTCCTTCTACCTTCTATATGAATGTATTTGATTAGAAAAATACGAGCATTGCTCTAATAGATTCAATGCTCGTATTTTAATTTAGTTATTCATTTTCACATAAAGAGACTACTCTCAAAGCTGAGCTTCAGTAAATGATATTTCACTCGATCAACTATTCAGATGCTCAAGTAACTCTTCCAAATTCTTCTCCGTAAATTTACCGCTACTGAATCCTGCCAGTGAGCGAAGTGGGAAACTCTCTCTAAAGCCTGCAAGCAAGGCCTTGCTCTCTTCGTCAACAACATTACCAAACGGAAGTAATTCGCTTAGCTTATGTGAGAATGCAA includes:
- a CDS encoding family 20 glycosylhydrolase translates to MSQSINLYPLPRSFHLQEGSSVFSPNLKFRAGDEQAQWLAASANVEHRCQYAVNGHSTIENTSSAETMIEIIYLDSVHPQGYKLSWSSNGLTISASAEIGMHYALVTFEQLMKRQGLAWAHCCIEDEPDFPVRGVMLDIGRNKIPKMETIYSLIDRMSELKLNHLQLYMEGFCFEYEKYKDSFPDATPITATEYKQIDAYARSRYIDLVPNQNCLGHMANWLANPEFRELAEHPNGMPTPIGFTIPPTTLNPIDERSVQFAKSLFDELLPNFSSEYANINLDEPFGLGTGQSKPRADEVGIGRLYLEYAEKMSEIVRTHGKKTLMWGDIIFKHPELIPMLPKDVTVLDWNYESRVSFKEHCELLQASNIPYYVCPGTSAWSSITGRTNNMLQNIADAARNGKAYGANGLIVTDWGDNGHWQTMPFSYPGIAYAAGTSWQTDTNVDCVEQLENFLNEVIFQDGSGLIGNLLLELGQYYLLENSSLENRTYTNFLLTRGVTSHEKLEFESQLAMKIQQAFGSPGGPFQLDYQFDTMQVWLEQRKNQLSQLRLDTSDAPIVRDELENAIRLIEHGIGLHQLIHCIHLPDEQNETIQVAQLRSQLEIAMNEFKRLWLERNREGGLSESTKPFTNLLAQYDEKLKGLSE